Proteins co-encoded in one Arachis hypogaea cultivar Tifrunner chromosome 13, arahy.Tifrunner.gnm2.J5K5, whole genome shotgun sequence genomic window:
- the LOC112737229 gene encoding 4-coumarate--CoA ligase 2-like produces the protein MAPSLAATYSVDPKETNFINKSYQTTHIFKSKLPDIPINNTIPLHTYSFQKLPQVYNRPCLITSDGKEYTYGDVHRASRSLALGLFNLGIRKGDIIMILLPNSPEFVFSFWAASMLGAASTLANPSYTSLEITKQLKATKAKIVITHAMHVHKLKQDQPEENTFTVITVDKPPEKCMSFSTVSRNEGELPEVDINPDDMVTLPFSSGTTGLSKGVVLTHRSLVTNVAQQVEGENPNLHLKEEDVVLCVLPLFHIYALHCVMLCSMRVGCKVLLMEKFEMRAMLEVVEKHRVSVVMAVPPLVVALSKNPAVEEYELSSIRMVMSGGASLANDIEEAFRSRLPQAILRQALGMTESGPVISMSLSFAKYPMKTKSGSCGSVIRNAEMKIIDPLTGSSLPRNMSGEICIRGPQIMKGYLNNEKATAEAIDEEGWLHTGDIGYVDDDDELFVVDRLKELIKFKAFQVAPVELEVLLMTHPSIQDAAVVPQKDDVAGEVPVAFVVRSSNDSITEDAVKDFIAKQVVFYKRLHRVIFIDAIPKSSIGKILRKELKAKLASYY, from the exons ATGGCACCATCATTAGCAGCAACTTATTCCGTTGATCCAAAAGAAACCAACTTCATCAACAAAAGTTACCAAACTACCCACATCTTCAAATCAAAATTACCAGACATACCCATCAACAATACCATTCCTCTCCACACTTATTCGTTTCAAAAGCTCCCCCAAGTCTACAACCGCCCGTGTCTCATCACGAGCGATGGCAAGGAGTACACCTATGGTGATGTCCACCGCGCTTCTAGAAGCTTGGCATTGGGCCTTTTCAACCTTGGAATCCGCAAAGGTGACATCATAATGATCCTACTCCCAAACTCGCCGGAATTCGTGTTCTCCTTTTGGGCTGCTTCTATGCTGGGCGCAGCTTCCACCCTTGCCAATCCTTCTTACACATCTCTTGAAATCACGAAGCAGCTCAAAGCCACCAAAGCCAAAATCGTCATCACACATGCCATGCACGTGCATAAGCTCAAACAAGATCAACCAGAAGAAAACACATTCACA GTGATAACTGTGGACAAGCCACCAGAGAAGTGCATGAGTTTCTCGACGGTTTCCAGAAATGAAGGAGAGCTGCCAGAGGTGGATATTAACCCTGACGACATGGTGACACTGCCATTTTCGTCCGGCACGACGGGGTTATCAAAGGGTGTGGTTCTAACACACCGGAGTCTGGTAACAAACGTGGCTCAGCAGGTGGAGGGAGAGAACCCTAACTTGCACCTGAAGGAAGAGGATGTAGTGCTTTGTGTGTTACCCTTGTTTCACATTTACGCACTACACTGTGTGATGTTATGCTCTATGAGAGTAGGGTGTAAGGTGTTGCTTATGGAGAAGTTTGAGATGAGGGCGATGTTGGAAGTTGTGGAGAAGCACAGGGTATCAGTAGTGATGGCAGTGCCGCCGTTGGTGGTGGCACTGTCAAAGAACCCGGCAGTGGAGGAGTATGAGCTTAGCTCCATCCGGATGGTGATGTCTGGAGGTGCCTCTCTTGCAAATGACATTGAGGAGGCTTTTCGTAGTAGGTTGCCTCAAGCAATCCTTCGACAG GCTTTAGGAATGACAGAATCAGGACCAGTGATATCAATGTCATTAAGTTTTGCAAAGTATCCAATGAAAACTAAATCAGGATCGTGTGGCAGTGTCATTAGAAATGCAGAAATGAAGATCATTGATCCTCTAACTGGCTCTTCTCTCCCTCGTAATATGTCGGGTGAAATTTGCATCCGAGGTCCACAAATTATGAAAG GATACCTGAATAATGAGAAGGCGACAGCAGAAGCTATTGATGAAGAGGGTTGGCTTCATACAGGTGACATTGGGTatgtggatgatgatgatgagcttTTCGTTGTTGATAGACTCAAGGAGCTCATCAAATTCAAAGCCTTTCAGGTTGCTCCGGTAGAACTTGAAGTCCTTCTTATGACCCACCCTTCCATTCAAGATGCTGCTGTTGTCCC GCAAAAAGACGATGTAGCTGGTGAAGTTCCAGTTGCTTTTGTGGTGAGGTCATCAAATGATTCTATTACTGAAGATGCTGTGAAAGACTTTATAGCTAAACAG GTAGTATTTTACAAGAGGCTACATAGAGTAATTTTCATTGACGCAATTCCAAAATCTTCAATCGGCAAGATATTAAGAAAAGAACTCAAAGCAAAGCTCGCTAGCTACTATTAA